From Paracoccus suum, the proteins below share one genomic window:
- a CDS encoding GntR family transcriptional regulator, with protein sequence MTQIETTPRPLTEVTRDRLREMILSGEISAGARLAESHLAKALGVSRTPVREAISQLEAEGLVGRHAGVPQVSRLTVDDVMDILHVRLLLETDAARRAATVAPKTSIFLDLRQRFREFLAGAPPSPAAHFEADQDLHTAVVEAAGSPLVLDIVTGLKSRTRMFGQRSIPERFEAGCREHLAIVDAILDRDPVAAGEAMQSHINNARGAILDHLARR encoded by the coding sequence ATGACTCAGATCGAAACGACGCCTCGCCCCCTGACCGAGGTCACCCGAGACCGGCTGCGTGAGATGATCCTGTCGGGGGAAATCAGCGCCGGCGCCCGGTTGGCGGAATCGCACCTCGCCAAAGCCCTTGGCGTGTCGCGCACCCCGGTGCGCGAGGCCATCTCACAGCTTGAGGCCGAGGGACTGGTGGGGCGCCACGCGGGCGTTCCGCAGGTCTCGCGCCTGACCGTAGACGACGTGATGGACATCTTGCACGTCCGCCTACTGCTTGAGACCGACGCCGCCCGCCGCGCCGCAACCGTGGCCCCGAAGACCAGCATATTCCTTGATCTTCGCCAGAGGTTTCGAGAGTTCCTGGCAGGTGCTCCGCCCTCGCCCGCCGCGCATTTCGAGGCTGACCAGGACCTGCATACCGCCGTGGTAGAGGCCGCCGGTTCGCCTTTGGTCCTCGACATCGTGACCGGCCTTAAAAGCCGAACACGGATGTTCGGTCAGCGCTCGATCCCCGAAAGATTCGAGGCGGGCTGTCGCGAGCATCTGGCCATCGTGGATGCTATTCTGGACCGTGATCCAGTCGCTGCCGGCGAGGCCATGCAGTCGCATATCAACAACGCCCGCGGCGCCATTCTGGACCACCTCGCCCGGCGCTGA
- a CDS encoding VOC family protein has protein sequence MSQAERPAPPLLGITFLYYRDLAAAARFYEDVVGLPLAIDQGWSRIYRIADGAHVGLVDEARGMHRAADVKPVQLCLRVPDVDAWHAWADAHHVPGLSPVSQSEALGIRAFVMNDPEGYQIEVQTATRPGA, from the coding sequence ATGTCGCAAGCCGAGCGTCCCGCGCCGCCTTTGCTGGGGATCACCTTCCTTTACTATCGTGATCTTGCCGCGGCCGCGCGCTTTTACGAGGACGTGGTCGGCCTGCCGCTCGCCATCGACCAAGGCTGGTCGCGGATCTATCGTATCGCCGACGGCGCCCATGTCGGACTGGTGGACGAGGCGCGCGGCATGCACCGCGCGGCGGACGTCAAGCCGGTGCAGCTTTGTCTGCGCGTGCCCGACGTTGACGCGTGGCACGCCTGGGCCGACGCCCACCACGTTCCGGGCCTGAGCCCCGTGTCCCAGAGCGAAGCCCTGGGCATCCGCGCATTCGTGATGAACGACCCCGAAGGTTACCAGATCGAGGTCCAGACCGCGACCCGTCCGGGCGCGTGA
- a CDS encoding ABC transporter substrate-binding protein: MTRMLPLWRAGMLALGVSALAVGAACAKELTIGMTSDASVVDPQAGEELNSTILFYHIYDPLVRRTADLKFVPGLAESWEIVDPTTWRFKLRPGVKFHNGEDFKASDVVFTFNRLKDTNMAELGANVASVMAVDDHTVEIKTPSPFATLPNKLAEILILSEKNAGAGPDAETASPLGTGPYKLEDWAKEDHITLEAFPEYWGGKPKIDTVTLRPITNPATRTAALLTGELDLVIDLPVRDVDRVKGENGFSVVEVPSLNNMVLALDFRDKSPTIPLETNPLKDQRVRAAMAQAIDIETIRKVIMNGFSTPSDQFVPEGSVGYLPDADFHKMYPYDPEKAKALLAEAGVGDGFEITLDATNNRYVNDAQIAQAMASMLGKVGIKVNLNLMPKSNFWGYIRNPSEKSSFIMSGWNVPSADAGAMYQTLYYSRDNDKGYGQVNRGSYSNPELDKLVDAANATADVAERDRILKDATALLLKDIPMIPLHYEQDIYGVRDGVTFEPRRDKYVWAFEMDVAE; encoded by the coding sequence ATGACCAGAATGCTACCGCTGTGGCGTGCCGGAATGCTGGCACTGGGCGTCAGCGCCCTTGCCGTCGGGGCCGCTTGCGCCAAGGAGCTAACGATCGGCATGACCTCGGACGCGAGCGTCGTCGACCCTCAGGCCGGCGAGGAACTGAACAGCACCATCCTGTTCTACCACATCTACGACCCTCTCGTCCGCCGGACCGCCGATCTGAAGTTCGTGCCCGGCCTAGCCGAGAGCTGGGAGATCGTGGATCCCACCACCTGGCGCTTCAAGCTGCGGCCCGGGGTCAAGTTTCACAACGGCGAAGACTTCAAGGCGTCGGATGTGGTGTTCACCTTCAACCGCCTGAAGGACACCAACATGGCCGAGCTGGGGGCGAACGTCGCCAGCGTCATGGCCGTTGACGACCACACGGTCGAGATCAAGACCCCCTCGCCCTTTGCCACACTGCCCAACAAGCTGGCCGAGATCCTGATCCTCAGTGAAAAGAACGCGGGCGCCGGCCCCGACGCCGAGACGGCCTCGCCCCTGGGCACCGGGCCCTACAAGCTGGAGGACTGGGCCAAAGAGGATCACATCACCCTCGAAGCCTTCCCCGAGTACTGGGGCGGCAAGCCCAAGATCGACACCGTCACCCTGCGGCCGATCACCAACCCGGCCACCCGCACCGCGGCGCTTCTGACGGGCGAGCTGGACCTCGTGATCGACCTGCCGGTCCGCGACGTTGATCGGGTCAAGGGCGAGAACGGCTTCAGCGTGGTCGAGGTGCCCAGCCTCAACAACATGGTGCTGGCGCTCGATTTTCGTGACAAGTCGCCCACCATCCCGCTCGAGACGAACCCGCTGAAGGACCAGCGTGTCCGCGCTGCCATGGCCCAGGCGATCGACATCGAGACGATCCGCAAGGTCATCATGAACGGATTCTCGACCCCGTCGGACCAATTCGTCCCCGAGGGGTCGGTCGGCTACCTGCCCGATGCCGACTTCCACAAGATGTACCCGTACGATCCGGAAAAGGCCAAGGCGCTGCTGGCGGAAGCGGGCGTCGGCGACGGGTTCGAAATCACGCTCGACGCGACCAACAACCGCTATGTCAACGATGCGCAGATCGCGCAGGCCATGGCCTCGATGCTGGGCAAGGTCGGGATCAAGGTGAACCTCAACCTGATGCCCAAATCGAACTTCTGGGGCTACATCCGCAACCCGTCAGAGAAATCGAGCTTCATCATGTCCGGCTGGAACGTGCCTTCGGCCGACGCCGGCGCGATGTACCAAACGCTCTATTACTCGCGCGACAACGACAAGGGTTACGGCCAGGTCAATCGCGGCAGCTACTCCAACCCGGAACTCGACAAGCTCGTCGACGCGGCCAACGCGACCGCCGACGTGGCCGAGCGTGACCGCATCCTGAAGGACGCGACCGCGCTGCTGCTCAAGGACATACCGATGATCCCGCTGCATTACGAGCAGGACATCTACGGGGTGCGCGACGGCGTCACATTCGAGCCGCGGCGGGACAAGTATGTC